The following is a genomic window from Anas acuta chromosome 3, bAnaAcu1.1, whole genome shotgun sequence.
TGAAGCAAGTGACAAGCAGGCAGCCTGTAACCCTTTCCTGACTGTTTAACCCTGTCACAACAGGGTTTACTGTTGTGAACGTTTCCTTCCAGGGCTGGAACAGACAGCTTTACAGTCTTTTGGGTTTTCGAGCACACAGCACTGTAAAGGCATGCTTTGTGCATCAGTTCTTACAGCAGCACTATACAATTTTGCTGAACTTAATTAAAAATCCAGCCATGGAATGGtgtctgtgattattttttctatgtttgtttttacgaaaaggaaaactttcttGGTCACAACAAACCTGTGTATACATTTTATCTTTGAGAAATATTCTGAGCACAGGAAGACCAGCCATGTGTTAAGAGTTCACGACCTCTAAGAAGCTGCTATTACATGTGAGTTTTCAACACTCAGCCAAGCTATGAAGACAAAGGGggatgaataaaaatgaaaatacgcaaaaatgtcatgtattAGGGATGctttgaacagaaaacaaaaacaaaacaaaacaaaaacaaacaaacaaacaaaatgatagAAGCAGAAAACtaataaggaaaataagagttttttaaataaagccagTTCCTCAAAGGGGCAGACAATCAGAGGGATgcaaacaggaagaaagaaatagtCGAGTGGAGAGGAGAAatgtaaacacatttattttcaaggcTGCTTCACATAAAGGTCTTTCACAAGCAGACCATGGGTGCCTGCTGTGGGCTTCTGAAGACGGAAGgcaactttgttttgtttgatttaaaaataggaTTAAAAACTCAGTCCCTCATTCACTATCCCACAAATTCAGACATCATTTTCCTGAGTGCTGGCTGCCCAAGTTCTGTCTTAACATGCTAAAGGACAGTAGAGCAGATACTACGCAGATCCAAAATTAATTGTTATCACTCCCATTTTCATAGGGAAGCTGAGGCGCAGGAAAGATTAAATGTGCTTATGTCCAGAAATATAAACTTAATATAAACTTACTTTTTTACCAACAGGTCCATCTTGTCCTctaatattttaacaattatttAATGACTCCCTCATTTGGAAGAGTAGCACTTGACTCTCTGTACCTTGACCCGCTGTCTCTGAGGGATGTGTGAGTACTGAAGTCTGCCCCATAAAACTGCATTTCACTTACATCGCACTCACTTCTTGGGAGATAAGAGGTGGTGCTAAGAATGAAAGGgatcttttccatttcctgaaCCTTCAAAAGAAATGTCTGATGAATTCCTTTGGTGCAGTCTTTAACACTGAGTTAAGACACATACCTGAAACAAAACCACTCAGGTTAAAGACTTCAAGGTAAGTTTATTTGCTTGGCAGATTAAAAcacttcccttctgcttgaAGACCTAGCTAATTTGATGTGGAATCAGCgaaatgcaattaaaaaccAACAGctgcaacaaacaaaacacgTTACTAGGCTTTCTGTTTGGTTATGTTCAAGATGAGCAAGTGAGTGTGCAGTATCAGAACTGGACACCACATCTCCTTGAAGTTTTCTGCTCTATCTTCTAGACAAACCATGGCACATGGGAGTGGTGGATAGTTCTTTAAACTGAGGCTAGCTCAAGTGCAATCTCTTCAAGCACTTTAGGGAGCTGAGACCTATGCCACAACAGTGCTGCATCCCTGCACACTCAGCACTGACCCCTCTGCTGCAAAGCACCTCatctgcagcctcctcctcctcctgcaagCTTCTCCCCACCATGCCACAAACAAACAGGGAGGTGTAAATATCCTCTCTGCCATTTTTGCCTAATTTCCATCAAGCTTTCACGAGATGAGttgcaggagcagccaggagcaggctgcagccgGGGTAAGATGACCATAGGCACCTTGAGGGCATGACCAGTGCTCTGTGCAAAACTGAAATAGGGGCCTGCGCATAACCAGTAGGTTAAGTAGGAACTAAATCAGCTTCTGTCACTTTAAAACTTTCCTCCACCCTCCATCACCTCCATCCATCAGTTGCCTGCAGCATGTATATTGAGGAATCGCGTGCAAACGTTACCATAACCCAAGGCTTAACATAAACTATACTCTTTCAGGTCATTGGCAAATAACAGGTATATCCGGTTGTGCCTTTGTACTTGCCTGCACGCAAATTAAAAGCGCATGTAAAGTTACAATAATCAAAGTCAGtcagggggaaggggaggagtgCAGGGGGATAATAACCGGGGGATCGGGTTATTTATCTTCACGGAGAAGCCACCGAGAGGAGCCTGCTTGCATGCCATTTACACCTCAAAAGAAAGACAGGGGCAAACCTGGCTTCTGGCCAAAGCCGTCCCCCAGAGCGCCCGGAGCTGTGCCTGGTCCTGCCGTCTCCCTGCAGCTGGTAGAGCGCCCTGCTACCTCTGCTGCTACCTCTGCTGCTACCTCCACTGCTACCTCCACTGctacctctgctgctgctgctgcttccccgcAGCACTGTGCGGCCTCCTCGCTGCCACCCGGGCCGCACGGTGAGGCCGTCCCGCTGGCACAGGATGGCGGTGGCTAAGGCGGGTCTCAGGCCGTGGTCCTGCAGCCACACAGTGCCTGGGTGTGGGCTGCttgggaaagggaagaatttAAGGCAATTTCTGCCTTTCTCCCTTGGCGTGCCATGAGATTAACAGACATTAGTGAATGCCTCTTACCGGAGCGCTGTGACAAGACGAAACCTGCCCTGACTGGCACCTGCAGTCTGCTTCCCTCGTGGTCTTTGATCTGCCATTGCTGAAGGTTAGAAGACCTGAACGGCTCAGAAACAGACACTTCCCTTGGGTTTGCTTCCAAACGCTAGCAGCGATCTGCGTGTGTCAGGAGTGTTTTCTCTCCCTGCCGAATTTAGTGAGAGGAAACCTTTATTACTATCGCTTTTCTTACAGGAGGAAGCAACTATGGGGAATAGTGCAAAAATATCCTGTGCTCAGTTTTCCACCATTGACCACAGATACCACAAAGGGAGTTTCCCTTATCCCCTTGGTTTGCCTCGATCTTCTCTAATCctttcttcaaattaaaaagtgcGCAAATAAACAACTCCCATTTCCCATACCCCAGGGAAGAGCATGAATAATTTTATAGGCTAGAGTATTACCCGCACACATCCCAGTCCTCAGAATTTGAGTCATTTCATTTACCACTAAAATGCAGTTACCGCTGGAGGCAAATACACCAAAGCCTTGCGCAACAGTGCGAGGGAAGCCAAGAATGCCCTACTGCAGAGGATGTGCAAACGTTTCCTTCGCTAGCTTTAACAGCCAAGTCACTGAAGGCCCGTTTGGGATTCCTGCATTTACATCTGACGGGCTACTTCAGCAAAGTCAGCGCAGCCAGACCCTCTCTTTTTGGAGGAAAATCTACCTGAGGTTTCTTCACAAATACTATTGACCTTCGGGAATGGAGGGGGGAAAGGCGGTGAGCATGTTCCCTGGTGCATTTGACAGGGGTGACATTTTTTAAGGGGTGACATTTACAAGCATCTACCTGACTGACATGAAATTTCTTAGTTCATGACACGGATTTACTATGGAAAATCCCAGCTAAGGGCCTGTCTCTTCACGTTTAAAAGCTAGGGAAAGCCCTCATGATGCACACATCATCGTGTCCCCGTTTGGTTTGTCTGCCACCTTGGTAATCAGTTTGTGCCCAGCACAACCTCCTCCCTCAGAAAAAACATGAGAATCAGGATTAAGTAAAGggtaacatttatttaaaacactgtGAACTCTCCACTACACAAGTTCAATCACTTGGACCAGAAATTACCCCAGACCCCATGGAGTCTCTGCCTAATAGCGCAGGCATGTCTGGCACACCCACTTGAACCTGCCAGAAAGCAGAACGGGCTTTTCCAAAGCTCAAAGTGAAGCCCAGAGGAGGAGGGCACACACTGCCAGCACCATGAAAACCCTGAAGAAGTACAGGAAGCCAAGACCTGCCTTTTTCACCTGATGCTATGCCTCAGAAATGGTCCTGCTCTGGctccaaaagagaaaacacacacacacatatatatgtatacacacaccaTGCCAGAGGCTTTTGGTATCGCTTTTTGAAGTACTCTTAGATGCATGCAGCCCAGTTCAAGAACTCCCTTAAGCAGCAAGATTGGAGGCATCATAATAGTGGACAAAGTAATGGTCATACCTCTGTGCAGCTTCTGTACCTAGGTCAGACCTGCAGCCCCCACCACACAACCAGATTTATTCTCTGAAGGAAGGAGAATTCTGAAATTCAGCTTGCATTGCTCTAGAGACTGCTAAATTTAAGTTGCGTTGCCTACTGTAACATTTTGAAGAGCTATTTTGCTGTCAAGGGATCAAAGGATGGTGCACAAACAGAGCAAACTGAAGAACCCAAATGACCAATATATGTGTCATGAGAAATTATTGCTTGGGAAGTGGTGAGCTGAACATTCATGCACCAGTTTAGCTAATGTCTGAGACACCTACGACACATGATAGGAAAACCCATGTTCTCATCAAAGAGCTgtaagtttctttctttcatctgtgCTTTACCATCTTCTCTCTGCATGCAGCATTGTCGCAGCGTCTACTGGCAGGGTTCCCTTAGCTGGAAACTCCAAGTCACCATCGCTTAAACTTTGTCCAACTGCAGCCATCTGGGCTGAAATTTCCTATCCCAGGAAAACCCATTTTTCACGTagtagtttaaaaaatgttcGATCTAAAGACAGTTGAACCCATTtatgagaacaaagaaaataaatgttcatgtTAAAACACGGTGGTGgccttttctttgaaatgctttGTAAACTCAAGCTTTAAAGTAGAGACTTGTCATTTGTCCACATAATGTATTTTCTCCCAGATCTGGGCTTTTTACTCTTCCCTTGATAATTCACTTAAATTCGGATGAATTTCCAATCTCTAAAAAGCCATACTTTGCACATCTTTAGTAGAGGCTTTGTAGAACCTGACAAGtaaaacttcagaaacttcAGGCATAGAGAATATATTTCTGCCTGTAAGTGAGGCAGACTTTGCTTTCAGCTGTAGCCTGGTGATGGTTTACACTACCATCCATCGCTACACTGAGCATACAAATACAGCGGTGTTTGCTGAAATGGCAAATATTAAACTCCTCGAGTTAATGAAGCAACGGGACTACAACCTCCACATCACAACTACCAGCAGAGCACCCAGCAAAGCCTGGAAGACAAATGTAATATTACTGCTTGGTAACACATTAACATTATTAGCCCTAAATGTCACTACTGTTTTAAGCTTTGGTGTGAGCTACCACCCCATCCAGGCTGTAATGTTTCCATAGTTCAAAAGATGGGTGGGTTCTCACAGCACAGCCCTTGGTTCTGCCAGCCCAAGCGGTGTAGTGATGTGATGCTGCTAGATGCCATCAGGAGGCCCTTTGCTAAAGAGAGACAGCAGGCAGCCACAACGGTTTGCCCACTCAGCACATTTTGAGAACAGATGCAAATCTTGAGCAGGGTCTAAAATTTCCtaaatgttgctgttttgtcCATCTTTTGGGTGACTCGGGGTACTTTAATAAAGAGCATTTATGTagcataaatacacacacacaatatgCCACGAATGGGTGCCCAACAGCATGTAAATTAGACTTCACTCTTCTGCCTCATAGCAGAAGATAGTTTAAAAGGCTACTCTGAGGGTAGCCTCAAAGCGATCAGCTCCACGTTTTCCTCTCAAGAAAGACTTATCTGCACGGTTACATCTACTACAGACAAGAAAAGACCGCACAGTTTGGAGAGAAACGCCTGGATTAATTATAACACCATGCCCTCATTTTCTGCAATCCCATCTGTGTGTTACCTATGTGGAAGCAATCTCCAATGTTTggctttattttgcaaataacacGGAAAATGCAAACAGATGGAGAGGTGACAAATCAGAACAGCACTGAGCTGAGCCCCAGCGAGTACTGCGAGGTTTCTTCCCATCCCTCGGCAGCTGTGGGAACTCGGCTCAGGGCTAGGAGCCCAACTGGGGCTTTACAATAGCCAGGGAGAGCTGGAAATGTGAGCTGGGAAGTCAGTGGGAATGCAGGGAAGAGCAAAAGTCCAAGGAAAGCTGCAAATTAATGAAGGTTAAGAATGTGATATGTAAccacaaatatatatactttaacAAGAATGCCAAAAACGCTTTAATTTAGGCCACGGTAAGTACATAAATATCCCTGAAtcatggagctgcagctggctccTGTGCATGCCTGGCActctgagcagctctgaggacGTGGCTCCTCACATTTTGCTGGCGTCTCGTCCTTGGCACCACGGGACAGCCGCCAAGCTGAGGGAAACCAGGAACGTGCAGCAGACATGATCTCATTATCTTGCACACTTGTGGTAGCCCTGCCTCAGGTCAGTCTTAGCACTCACTGAGTGGTTCTGTATGGCATGGACAGCCCTGAGCATGCGGGTACAGCTctgtggcacagagcagcaggtgcCAGCTCTGGACGCAGCTGCCGCTGGGGGTCCtgatggagcagctgctgcagaccTTCTTCTCCTGGATCTGAACATTCTTGAAGTGAAACAGTCGCTCCACATCGTGCTGGACGCCTGTGCAGGCGTAACCTGAGCAAAATCTTGTACTCACAGAGGATTACGGGGGTCAATTTATGATCGTTTCAGTGGTGATTTCCCTGACTTCCATCAGTATAGCTGAGATTCGAATCGAGCTCAAAAGGTAGAGTAACATTTTATGCAATAGGACATTGCATTTAAGCTTCCAAGCGATCTGTGTTTTATAGCGACGCGACTTGTTTCTTCATCTGATATAGTATTGTGCAACATTCAGACACAGGCAATCGGAAACAATATTTCCAAGGGATTATTTAATGAAGAATGGGCTGGATCACTCTCTAAACGGTAAACAATTTGTACAAGCTCTGCACTGAGGCGATTCCAGGATAAAACATTGCTCAACTGTTGTATAATCCGCCTTAAGAATTTGTAAAACGAAGAGTGAGAACCCAGGTACGGGAAAGAGCCAGAGGAAcccagtggggggggggggttctccATGGCATGCTGCAAAAGGAAGaggtaaggaaagaaaatgagactATGACAAGTCCTTGAGAAATTCCAGTTGCTGCTCAAGAGGATTTATGTGCAGCAGCTCCTAACTGACCTTGCCAGTACCCAAAAAAGCAGCCAGCGGCTGTCAcggtttgaagaaaaaatgagaactgAGCCTGCAAACCCTTATTTAGGTAAGTAGCTCTTAACACTTGCATAAAAATCTGGTAAGGGTTAAGGGGTTTCTTGAAAAAGGGAGGATGGTGGTGGAGAGCTAAGAAGTCCCTCTCAAAAGACAAATGAAGCCTCTCCAGGTTTTGCAGCTCCTGTCCCTTTACCAGATTCTCACCTCCATAACAAGGGCTCTTGTCCATCTCCAGAAAGCTCCTCTGTTCAGACTGGCAGAGGTACTGATGTCCCCACAGACCCTGCCAGCCCCTCCGTCTGGCATTCCTGTCAAATCAGTCAGGATCTTTAACAGATTAAGCCTGAATTCCTTTCCCTTAATCCCAAACCCACCCACTTCTGCCCCTTCAACTGCTTTCCTCTTCCATATCTTACATTGAGTGCGTTTTTCTAGGTCTCAGAAAAATTCACTCTAGGCAGCGTACATTTTCAGCGATTCAGTCTTTAGTTCTGAACAACACTAGCTTTGCCTCAGAAATTTGGGACTGGCTTCAGCAGTACTCCTGTCCGAATAAAGCCACaaaatttggagaaaagaagcaTGCATTACCTAAGAGCAATTCTGAACTTTAAGCTGCTAGAAACACaagaagagaagcaagaagAGTGAATAaagaggcaggcaggaaggcagTTTCTGGAACATAATGAAGACCAAGGGCTGGTCTCTCTCTTGTCACGCATTCACTGGGGTGATTCACCCAGACTAGACTTGGCAGTAAGGGACTAATCAAGGTCACACAGCATCAGAGCCTAGAAAAATGGATGAACTTTTATCACGTACGGACATCGCAATGCTCGGGCTAAAATGTAAGAGCAGCCTGAGACTGTAAATACCTTGTGAGCACAGCGCCTAGTGCAGGGGCACCAGCTGGTACCACCACCCAGGAACAAAACACCTAAAAGagacttctttcttcctttcctctctaaTAGTGACAAAATTTCTGAAGACcaaaaagaaatggggaaaaaatatagcaaaatatatcaaaaatgctttcttacagcattaaaataaaaggtagcAGGACTTTTAAATAACTCCTAGGCTCAGGACTTATTTACagcttttactttatttacttatatttactttattactttatatttacttatttacataaataatgCCCTAAGCTGTGGCTCTGCGGCTCACAGCATGGGCAATGCACGTCcgctgcagccagctcctgtTGAATGTTCTTCCTTCTGCTTGGCCACCTTGCAGGCatcatttctttgtaaattcGCATTTCCATGGGAGCTGGAACGGAATCTCCTCTGCTTGCTGCAGACTCTCAGAGTGCAATGCAACTAGTTTACGTGCTGCATCCAAGGCAGGATTTAGGGACTTACCGAGAAGAGCTGCAACGTCTGGTTTTAGGCAACTGACTCCCACAGtcaccaggagaaaaaaaaacaagtttgcCTGCTGGCGATGGCAAATGCCCAGTACTATAACCCAGAGCTCCAGTAACTGCTGCAAGCCACTGTAACCACCCCAATCCAGCACCCAGAAACAGCCTCAGCCACAGCTGGCTAGTTTAGTTACAGCATGTGAACTTTGCTTTCTACCTTGTGGTGGGGGGGGAGAGAGCAAAGCCCAGGTCTCTCTCCAAGCTTGCCCGGCCCTCAGGCCGCAGGGACAGAGCTGTGCATCACTCCCCTTCGAAGCTGGACTGCGGGATCCTTCCAGCTCGCCCCAGAGACggggtgggaggaagggagCTTACTGCTGGCGCTGCGGGGAGAAAGCTCTGACACCTCTGTCACTTGGCAGTGGCaggaagaagcagcacagcGTGTACTGAGGCACACAGACGGGATTTGGGAGGCACGCGGAGAGACGTGGCTGATGCTGCTGTGAGCAAGAGCCGTGCTGCTGTCCGGGGGAGCCCAGGGCCCTGGCAGCGGGCAGGAGCGCGCTGCTCAGcaggggaagaagcagcagagccccGGCCAGGGCTGGGATCGCGCCCCGAGCTGGGCTGCCTCCCAGCACCTCATTTAGCCTAATCCCCAAACGCCACCAaacccccttccctcccctcgcGCTGTGCCCGCGCACCAGCTGACAAAGAAGCTCCGGTTCTTTATTTTGCCTCTCCACCAAACGCCCCAACGAAGCGAGCCCTTCCCCATCTCCCTCCCCAGGGCTTCCCTCACGCCGGgccggggctgcagcccccgatCCCCTCCGGGGCCGGCAGGAGGGGACCGAAGGGCTAAAAAAAACCCCTCCGGCAgcgggagggaggcaggagggcggcggggccggcggggggcgAGCTGCCCGGCGCTCCCCCGCCGCCTTCCCCCCGAGCCGCTGTCAGGTACGGCGAGGAGGGGTAGGGGCCCGGGGAGGAGATGGCTGGAGGCTTTCCAGCCCCGGCTCACGCAATGCAAACTCCGCACGCAACGGGGAGGCGACAGGCGGAGGAGGGGAAGCTCGGCAGCTCCCTcaagcccccccctccccatccccgaGATGCAGGGAGACGGTGCCTCCTGACACAAgaggggctgctgcgagcctccCGGCCGCTCTCCTCCgccgtgaaaaaaaaaaaaataaagaaagggaaaaaaaaaaaaaaaaaaaagaaaaaaaaaaaagcatccgGCGGCTCAGCCGCTCGGCTTGGCGACGGCCCAAGGGCGGCTGGCAAATAGCGGCGACCCCTCCGGCCAGGGGAAGGGCGATTTGTCAGCGGGGCCAAGTGCGGCACGCCCGCAGCGCAGCGCACCGCGGATGCCGGGGGATTTAAAGCCGCGGCTCCCCATGCCAGGAGCCCAGGCGAGGCTGCTCCGGCTCGGGCTCGGGCTCGGGCTCGGCAGGGCGGGCGGCCCCCCTCTCGCCCCCTGAATCCTCCGCACCCTTCCCCCGTGGAGGCTGCGGCAGGTGGCTGCCGGCGGGGCGAGCTCCGACGGGTGAAAGCGGCCCCATGGGGGGCAGGAGCCGGGGCTCCCGATGAGATTCCCAGAGCCCGGGATCTGAACGCCGATCTCAGCAGCTGCCCGgctcctctccatcctccccGAGGGCTCCGATGGAGGCTGCGTGCAACAGGTCAGTCCTGCcgtctccctcctccttccccgcGCCGCTTCGGGCAGGCTGCGGGACGCGGGGGGAGCGCAGCCCGCGGTCAGCCCCTGCTACCGaggagccgggccgggggcaGGCTCGGCAGGAGGGGGCTCCGAGGGTCTTTATCCCTGCGGAGCGCTGCTGGGCGCCGGGATGAACCTGTCTGCGTGCGGCACCCGGGGAGCTCGTCCGGCCAGAGcatcctcccctgcctcagccgTTTgcaaacctcccctggcaggGGGGAAGAGAGCAGCGGCCCCGCCGCTTTTGAGCCCTTATTGTCTATTatcccttgctttttttttaaaattttttcttCGTTTTGCACAGGACCCAGGCGGGCGCCTAGCGGGGACGCGCCGCCACCCCCGCGCCCTGCCGGCCGGCGGCGCGCCCCCGTGCCCTCGGGCTGCCTCTGACCTGTCCCCTTCCCTTACAGCATGGCCCTGGAGAGGCTGGGGGAAGCCCTGCgcggccccccggccccgcagagctgcctgctgctcctcgTCTGCCTGCTGGCCGCCGTGCACCTGGGCAAGCTCCTCCTGCAGCGGAGACGCCGGCGGCGGCAGGGCGAGCGCCGGGGGCCTCCGGGCCCTTTTCCCTGGCCCCTGATCGGCAACGCGGCGCAGCTGGGCAGCGCCCCGCACCTCTCCTTCGCCCGCCTGGCCGGCACCTACGGCGCCGTCTTCCAGCTGCGCCTGGGCCGCTGGCCCGTGGTGGTGCTGAACGGCGAGCGGGCCATCCGGCAGGCGCTCGTCCGCCAGGGGGCCGCCTTCGCCGGCCGGCCGGccttcccctccttccagcTGGTGTCGGGAGGGCTCAGCCTGGCCTTCGGCGGCTACTCGGAGCTGTGGAAGCTGCACCGGCGGGCGGCGCACGCCACGGTGCGGGCTTTCTCCACCGGCAGCCCGGCCACCCGCCGCCTGCTGGAGCGGCACCTGCTGGGCGAGGCGAGGGCGCTGGTGGCGCTGCTGGTGCGGGGCAGCGCCGGCGGCGCCTTCCTCGACCCGTCgcgggtgctgctggtggccgtGGCCAACGTGATGAGCGCCCTGTGCTTCGGCCGCCGCTACAGCCACGGCGACGGCGAGTTCCTGCGCCTGGTGGGGCGCAACGAGCAGTTCGGGCGCGCCGTGGGCGCGGGCAGCCTGGTGGATGCGCTGCCCTGGCTGCGCCGCTTCCCCAGCCCCGTGCGCGCCGCCTACCGCGCCTTCCGCGACCTCAACCGCGACTTTTACGCCTTCGTCCGCCGAAAATTCCTCCAGCACCAGCGCAGCCTGCGGCCCGGAGCTGCCCCCCGCGATATGATGGACGCCTTCATCCGCCTGCAGCGGGAGCAGCCGCGCCTGCAGCTCGAGCACGTCCCCGCCACCGTCACCGACATCTTCGGCGCCAGCCAGGACACGCTGTCCACCGCCCTGCAGTGgctcctcatcttcctcatcAGGTGCGAGGCGAGGGGcgaggggaaaaggggaggctggggggggaacGCGCTGCCCATCCCCGGCGAGACGGGGGGCTCGAGAGGCGTCGGGAAGAAAATCACAGCTGGGCAGGGATAGGAAAAGGTTTGAAAGAGAACGCAAAAAGCACAGGGTGAGGAAATCGCATctaaacagtaaaagaaaagggTCTAAAGAGAGTAGTTTCTAAGAACAGGATATTCATAAAACTCCTCTGAGCACCGTTAGCAGGGATTTCTCAAAGGACGCAG
Proteins encoded in this region:
- the CYP1B1 gene encoding cytochrome P450 1B1, with product MEAACNSMALERLGEALRGPPAPQSCLLLLVCLLAAVHLGKLLLQRRRRRRQGERRGPPGPFPWPLIGNAAQLGSAPHLSFARLAGTYGAVFQLRLGRWPVVVLNGERAIRQALVRQGAAFAGRPAFPSFQLVSGGLSLAFGGYSELWKLHRRAAHATVRAFSTGSPATRRLLERHLLGEARALVALLVRGSAGGAFLDPSRVLLVAVANVMSALCFGRRYSHGDGEFLRLVGRNEQFGRAVGAGSLVDALPWLRRFPSPVRAAYRAFRDLNRDFYAFVRRKFLQHQRSLRPGAAPRDMMDAFIRLQREQPRLQLEHVPATVTDIFGASQDTLSTALQWLLIFLIRYPKVQAKMQEEVDRIVGRDRLPCAEDQPRLPYIMAFLYESMRFSSFVPVTIPHATTTNTFIMGYLIPKDTVVFINQWSVNHDPAKWSNPEDFDPTRFLDENGFINKDLTSSVMIFSMGKRRCIGEELSKMQLFLFTSILVHQCHFTANPNEDPKMDFIYGLTIKPKPFTLNVTLRDTMDLLDKAVQRLQAEKTANESQLSANT